The window TAGACGGCGGTAAAAGTTGGATTGCTAAAAAACTCCCATCCACTCGCGCTGGATCGGCTCTGGCTATTAGTTCAAAAGATCCTAAAGTTATTTATCTAGGGGTAACTATACTTGAAAAATAATAAAAATAAGCTAAAATAATACTTTATATGACAATAGAGGATAAAAAAATAGATTTTGAAAAAGCGCTCGAACATTTTAAAGCTGATTTGAGCGGAGTACGTACCGGTCGTGCCACTCCGGCTTTATTAGAAAACTTGTTAGTTAACTCTTATGGCAGCAAAATGCCGATCAAGCAACTGGGTAGCATTAACGTATCGGACAGTAAAAGCATGACTGTCGAACCATGGGATAAAAGCCTGCTTAAAGAAATAGAAAAAGCTATTTCTGCCGCCAATCTGGGATTGGGCACGGCTAATGAGGGTAATTTTATCCGTGTCAGCGTACCTCATATGACCGAAGAAAACCGTCGTGATTTGGTAAAACTTGTTGGAGAAAAAACCGAAACTGCTCGCATCGCCGTTCGCGGTATTCGCGATAAAATCAAAGAAGAAATTATCGAACAGGAAAAAAATAATGAAATTACCGAAGACGACAAATTCCGCATGCAAAAAGACCTTGATGAGATGACTGGCAAGTACAATGATCAGATCAAATCTCTAGCCGAAAGTAAAGAACAAGAAATAATGACTATTTAATATGACCGAAGAAAACTTAATGGACAAAATCGTATCACTATGCAAACGCCGTGGTTTTGTTTTTCCCGGCAGTGAAATATACGGCGGGCTAGCCAATAGTTGGGACTATGGTCCGCTAGGCCATCTGCTAAAACAAAACATCAAAAAT of the Patescibacteria group bacterium genome contains:
- the frr gene encoding ribosome recycling factor; the protein is MTIEDKKIDFEKALEHFKADLSGVRTGRATPALLENLLVNSYGSKMPIKQLGSINVSDSKSMTVEPWDKSLLKEIEKAISAANLGLGTANEGNFIRVSVPHMTEENRRDLVKLVGEKTETARIAVRGIRDKIKEEIIEQEKNNEITEDDKFRMQKDLDEMTGKYNDQIKSLAESKEQEIMTI